The window CCCGTGTCGGGTGCTGCCCCCTGTGGGCGGCTGAGGGGACTGTCCGTGGGGCAGGTGGGGGTGTGCAGGGCGCGAGGAGAGGTCATGGAGTCTGTGCGCAAGGCAGCCGAGATGGTCATAGAGGAGGTATGAGCCTGGGGCAGAACTGACATCGGATGTGTTACAAAAGTAGTGAAGTCCATGTGGAAGAGTTTCTTTAAGATCAACCATTGACTTTCTCAAGATCATCTTCAATCAGCATCATCAGCGCTGTTGTTACAGTCATCTTCAACATCATCATCAGCGCTGTTGTTACAGTCATcttcaacatcatcatcaccaaaaTCATCTTCTTCAACCGATATCCATATCAATCAGTGTGGAGGAGTGTCATCATTAACCTCCTCAATCATCCtcatcatttgtatttattattattatcttcttcttcctctttaaCCAGCATCATTAACATCCCCTCATCTGTACTCAGTAAAGTATTAAACAATTGCACCAGTTTGACCAAAGTTCACTCTCCTCAGCACCTTTGTAAaatgtctatctgcctgtctatATGAACCCTGAACCCTTGGTCCCATTGGCTTGGCTGTTGGTCGGATCAGTGCCAGCACCAGTTTCGTAATCGCCGTTGGAACTGCTCCACCACCCCACGTGGAGTCAACGTGTTCGGTAGAGTCATGAGCCAAGGTGAGGACAGCAGGGCCTCTCTAGTTACCACTGGAAATCTGTGGTTGTACCACAGTCATTAACATGCTGGTAACCGTTGATTCCACATGGCTGAAATCAGAAGGACATGTGATGACATGGTAAATGACTCAATTGCTGTCTTGAACTCTTCTATAAACCAGGCACCCGTGAGGCAGCCTTTGTGCACGCCCTTTCCTCGGCGGCGGTGGCAGTTGCAGTGACGCGAGGCTGCAGCCGGGGGGAGCTAGAGCGGTGTGGCTGCGACAGGAAGGTCAGAGGGGTCAGTCCCGAGGGTGAGTCTGCGGTGTGGACCTCTGATCCTCTGTCTACGCTTGTGTCTAGACATCAGTCTAtaggtctgtctctctttctgtctgtcagtTAAACTTTGTCTCTATTGTCTTGAAATACATAATTGGAAAATGTGCAGATGCTGTCAACATCTTTCTGTCTGTCCTGCAGGTTTCCAGTGGTCTGGGTGCAGTGATAACCTGTCATATGGTGTGGCCTTCTCCCAGACCTTCGTGGATGAGACGGAGCGTGCCAAGGGGATGTCGGCAGGGCGACCCCTCATGAATGTCCATAACAACGAGGCTGGACGGAAGGTTGGTGGCGGTGGGGCACTCTGATGACATCTTCAATCTTCACTTCTATCATCTTTTTTTCCTTGTTTCCTTTGACTTCCTGATTGTTCTTTTACATTCCTCCATCCCCAGGCTATCCTCCATAACATGCAGGTGGAGTGTAAGTGTCATGGTGTCTCGGGATCCTGTGAGCTGAGGACCTGCTGGAAAGTCATGCCCCCATTTCGGCGCGTCGGCGCCGTGCTGAAGGAACGCTTTGATGGAGCCACAGAGGTACAGCCATATATTTGGGATATCATCTTCATTATTCATTTAATAGGTGACAAACCATTGGAAATTAGTGTTTTTTACTGCTTCCAGTCTTTTCAAAATCTCTAACATTCAACAAATACCCCCACTCACCCAGGTGCGTCTGTCCCGTATCGGCTCCAGGACAGCCCTGCTGCCCCGGGACCCCCAGGTCAAACCTCCCGCCGCCAGGGACCTGGTGTACCTCGCTGTCTCTCCAGACTTCTGCCGTCTCGACCCCGACAATGGGATCCCCGGGACAGCCGGCCGACGCTGTAACGGTGAGATTCAGTCACATCAGCAGCACTGGGATAAAGCATTTACGTTTTATtaggtgatcaggctgttttgtATGTTCACATCCTTATTTCCTTTCCTCTACCTCGTCTACATACTCCCCTCCCAGGCACCTCCCGGCTGGCCCCAGATGGCTGTGAGCTGGTGTGTTGTGGGCCAGGGTACCGGGCAGGCCGGGCCGAGGTGGTGCAGCGCTGCTCCTGTAAGTTCTCCTGGTGCTGCTCGGTCCGCTGCCAGCAGTGCAAGAACACAGTGATGATCCACACCTGCCGAGAGTGAACCCAGTCTATGCAGAACCCAGAATACTGAGCAGACACGCAAGAACCTTACACCTGTCCAGACACTCTAGAACACAACAGTACCCAGACACTCTAGAACACAACACTACCCAGACATTCTGGAACACTACTACAACGACCAGacaagtggaggctgctgaggggaggacggctcataataacggctggaacaaagtaaatggaatggcatgggTTTGATACTAGTCCACTAATTCCGCTCctgccattaccacgagcccgtcttccccagttaaggtgccaccaacctcctgtggaccAGACACTCTAGAACCAGGGTTCCCAACCTAGGATGCGCCAAcgtttctttggggggggggggggggggggggggggggcaggacctTCCTTGACTTGAgggttatatattttttaattgtttaTACCTATCTAAAACAACGCATCCATCTGTGAAGCTTTAGGCTAGAAACAAACGGTAAAATGCCCGAGGGAGATGCGAATATAGGAATATCTTTGGTTTGTCTCCATGACATTCAGAATCTGAGCTACAACCTAAAGTCAAGGAGTCAAAGAAATTggactttgcttgggaagtaatcttATACAATGTGACTCTGTCGCTCTCTATTGATCTATTCACATTCTGTAAAATATAATATGTATAATTAAATTGAGGTTGATATGCATTTTAATAAAACATATTTGGTAGTGGAATAACATTGTGGGAAATCGGTTCAAGACTTTATTTTCCTTATGCTTTATTATTATAATCATTAAATTGCCTACCTAAAATCCTAGATCCCTGAAATTAAACAAAGTTACATTTTTCAAATGAGAAAAGTGGGGCCCTGGGGGAAAAGGTTGGGAACCGCTGCTGTAGAACATTGTCCAGACGTGGTAGAACAACACTTTGATGACATGTTCTACAAAACTGACCTGACATACACTTTAAGACTCTGGCAAGAACCGTGTGGATAGTATAAGCTAGTGCATTATGAGAGTGAGGACCTACGTATGACAGAAACCTCTGCAAGGGAAGGCAGAAAGGGTGGAATGACCTCGCCCATTACCTCTAACGCCAGAAAGTAGCGAGATATACTAACAAGCATGGAGAAAGGAAACTCCCTGCATAGAGCAATATTCACACTCCCATTGAACATATTACACTCATGATGTACTCTTTCAACCTAAAAGGAACTATAATGCAGCATTGCAAGTCAGCGTCCTACACTGTGTAGGTGATTGTCTAGATCATAATAGCACACAGCCTacagcgagcacacacacacacaacaatttaACTGACAAAGCGTTTAAAGCCGAAATTAACCTCAACTAACATGGAAATTATTACAGCCCTTTTCTTAAATGCATTTGATTTCAGTATAGTAGGTAGTTGCAAACTTTATACATTTACTGTATTTATGATTCTTGATTTCACTGTATTAGGTAGTTGCAGTCTTTATACATTTACTGTATTCATGAATCTTTTGCCACTATTCtgtcttttatttatttgtacatcAATCATCCTGTGGCCCGTCCTCCTACCCCTCAGATTCTACCAGTGAGAATACCTGTCCTCTCCCCCCAGTCCGTCTGCATCCATGTTGCTTTAGTCCAACACTAATAAAACAATTGTGATGCATGTTGCTCGTGTTCTGCAGTCGACTTGATCAAATAAACTTGTTTTGACTACAGTTTCTTCTATGATGTGTGCTGTATAGGTCACGTGAAACATTAAGAATTACACACTAACTCAATGACCAACTGTGTCAGTTAAACTATTTTATTAAAAACATTCTGCAATTACAAACATCCAGAAGTTGACTAGGAAACGGTTATAATCTCACCATCATTGTTATTATCAAGATTAAGATCAGCTATTGAAAATAGTACAGCTTAATGTGTTATACTATCAACCAATCACAATCAAGTTGGTAgtcaagcaaaaaaaaaaaagacgttttTAATTACTCccaaaataatataatatacGCTAAGAATTTCCCAAAAGAAAATTATAAAATGAATACATCATACATGACACAAAAAGagataaaaaataatatatattcagTTCTGTGTTGCCTTCAGAAGGCAGTAAAATCTGAGGCGAAAATGCACTTGGTGTGTCCCAAAATAAAAAGTGACCATTCTAGCATGCTAGCCTGGTCGGGAGTGGAAACAAATCTTgtgttctccccctccctcctcaaaGTAGCAACAAAAGAAAATGTCAATTAAGTGTTTCCCCAaggtatttatttcatttaagcTAGGCACAAAGGCAACATGACAGGCAGGTAGGAGAGCCCGCCCCACAGAAGTAATGTTAGGGTAAACACTTCAGATGTCTAAAGTGTATCTGGAGAAGGAGACTAGATGAAAGTTCTGTTGATTCCTTCCCCACTTGTATTCTTTACTTGAAAGACCAAATCGCTCTCCTCTCCATTTTTCAATACATATTAAGAAGGCACAGTGCATGAATGTATTGGAGTCTCGATGCCATTTCATCTCCTTCCTTTTCACTCTTTTTTGTCCTTTTTCAAGCTGTTGATCTGCTTCTCTTATTTGTAACCAACTCGCCTATTCTTAGCCCTGCCCCTCTAccactccttctccctttataacAGGACACAGCGTTTCTTGGGTTTAGTCTCAGGAGGTTCCAAAGCTGCCAGGATGGCCTCGTCAAACACGTTCTTCAGccccctctgagagagagagaggagagagggagagattgcaTTGACTTTTCATGGTTTATAAATGTATTCtaacctattttgtgaagtacagcACTGTTTCAGCCACCATGGGTCCTTATCAGCTCTTTTCCCCTCTAACCATGTAACATTATCCTTGGCCCCTTACCTGCGTGAGGGCGGAGCACTCCACATATTTGACGGCCCGGAGGTCCCGGGCCAGCTTGTCTCCGCTCTCAGGGGACAGGGGCCGCTGTTTGTTCTTGGCCAGCTTCTCCACAGTGTTGCTGTCGTCCCTCAGATCCACCTGGGTGCCCACCAACAGGAAGGGTGTACGAGGACAGTGATGGGAGATCTCTGGAACCCACTACAGGGGCCAAAGGATACACAGAGGTCAGAGTGTGTACAGAATCAGTTCATATGCTCAATTCAAAATCAtttttacatgttagtcattcagcagacgctcttatccagacgGAGTTACAGTTAGATTCATCTTAAAATAgcaaggtgagacaaccacacacCTCAGTCGTAGTAAATACATTTTTCAGCAAAGTGagtgctagtaggaaaagacaagtgCATGCTCTTTTTTTTTATTACCCTGAGCCCCTAGCCATTCTGTTTGTAGATATCAACAGAGATAGATGTAAGCCAGGAATGGGCAACTGGAGGGCCGCGGATCAATTTCCCCAAAttagttttaaaaatatatatatatatatatatatatatatatatattttttttttttttaggaactcattcagggtctcaacttactgttgagagttacaaTAGTATAATACAATTTGCAATATTGAAATATGGTTGTGAAT of the Oncorhynchus clarkii lewisi isolate Uvic-CL-2024 chromosome 3, UVic_Ocla_1.0, whole genome shotgun sequence genome contains:
- the LOC139389589 gene encoding cell division control protein 42 homolog, yielding MQTIKCVVVGDGAVGKTCLLISYTTNKFPSEYVPTVFDNYAVTVMIGGEPYTLGLFDTAGQEDYDRLRPLSYPQTDVFLVCFSCVSPSSFENVREKWVPEISHHCPRTPFLLVGTQVDLRDDSNTVEKLAKNKQRPLSPESGDKLARDLRAVKYVECSALTQRGLKNVFDEAILAALEPPETKPKKRCVLL
- the LOC139405768 gene encoding protein Wnt-4-like, translating into MPTVSAVNLTAQLLLLLLWATHPTMATNWLSLARMPRSRPVSGAAPCGRLRGLSVGQVGVCRARGEVMESVRKAAEMVIEECQHQFRNRRWNCSTTPRGVNVFGRVMSQGTREAAFVHALSSAAVAVAVTRGCSRGELERCGCDRKVRGVSPEGFQWSGCSDNLSYGVAFSQTFVDETERAKGMSAGRPLMNVHNNEAGRKAILHNMQVECKCHGVSGSCELRTCWKVMPPFRRVGAVLKERFDGATEVRLSRIGSRTALLPRDPQVKPPAARDLVYLAVSPDFCRLDPDNGIPGTAGRRCNGTSRLAPDGCELVCCGPGYRAGRAEVVQRCSCKFSWCCSVRCQQCKNTVMIHTCRE